A window of Atribacteraceae bacterium genomic DNA:
TTATCGTCAAGGAAAGCCCCCGCTACGTCAGCCGGGGCGGTGAAAAACTCGAAAAGGCCCTCCGGATATTCAACGAAGACCCCACCGGTCTGGTGTACGCCGATATCGGAGCTTCCACCGGTGGATTCACTGATTGTTTGTTACAACACGGAGCCCGGAGGGTTTTCGCCGTCGACGTGGGGTCGGGTATTCTCCACGAGAGAATCCGGCGGGATCCCCGGGTCGTCCTTCTGGAAAAAACCAACGCCCGATTCCTGAAACCGGACCTGCTGGGCCAAACGGTGGATGGATTGACCATCGACGTTTCTTTCATCTCTTTAAACCTCCTGTGGAGTACCGTTACGGTACTCGTGAAGCCGGACGGATCGACCATTGCTCTGATCAAACCACAGTTTGAAGCGGGGAGAGACCTGGTGGACAGGGGTGGCGTGGTGAAAAAGAAGCAAACCCATCGTCTGACCTTGCAGAAGGTTATCGAACATGCAGAAGAATACAATCTGGCGTTGCAGGGATTGACCTTTTCACCGTTACGTGGTCCGAAAGGCAACATTGAATTTCTCGGTTACTGGAGAAAGAGATCAGGAATTTTTACTAAAACGGATCATCGAGATATAATAGGGGAGGTCGTGGAACAGGCCTGGTGTTCCTTCGGACTGGAGTAATGCCCAGAAAAACTCAAGGAACGTACCTGGTAGAACGGATGAGCCATGCTTTCGAAAAAACCGGAAAGTATTGATATCTTTATCAAAAAGAACACCGAGATCATACGCCGAAAATCGTGGGAGCTCGGCCGCCGCATCTCGGATCTGGGGATCACGCACCGTACGGTTTTCGCCGATGAGGTACTTGACCCACGGAGCATCCCCGACCTGGTTTTGGTCATGGGCGGGGATGGCACCTTTCTATCCGCCTCTCATTCCTATTCTCCTCACGGCGTTCCACTCTTGGGTGTCGACCTCGGTGGCCTGGGTTTTCTGGCTGCTGTAAGCATTGAAGAGTTGGATACGGTGATTCTGGACATCTGCAATGGACATTACACCCTGGAAAACCGGATGCTCATCGACTGCCGAATCAGCCGGTCCGGTGAAGACGGCGAGATCCACGATTGTGCCCTGAATGACGTCGTAATCTATCGGGGTCCTTTTGCCCAAATGATTCGTCTCTCGACCCATGTCGATGGTGAATATCTGGCTTCTTTCCCAGCCGACGGACTCATTGTAGCCACTTCAACCGGGTCGACGGCCTATTCGTTGTCCGCTGGAGGGCCGGTCGTTTTTCCCGAGCTCGAACTGTTTGTAATCACCCCGATTTGCGCACATACTCTCTATGCCCGCTCGATCATCGCTTTACCGACGGCCACCGTGGAAGTGGTCCTTGAATCGAGCAAGGAGGGTACCATGGTCACCGTGGATGGGGACCGGGGATACCGGATCGGGAAAAACGACCGTATCTTTGTACGGAAATCCCCCCATTCGGCGAAACTCGTGAAACTGACCCGCGATAAACCTTTTTATTCACT
This region includes:
- a CDS encoding NAD(+)/NADH kinase translates to MLSKKPESIDIFIKKNTEIIRRKSWELGRRISDLGITHRTVFADEVLDPRSIPDLVLVMGGDGTFLSASHSYSPHGVPLLGVDLGGLGFLAAVSIEELDTVILDICNGHYTLENRMLIDCRISRSGEDGEIHDCALNDVVIYRGPFAQMIRLSTHVDGEYLASFPADGLIVATSTGSTAYSLSAGGPVVFPELELFVITPICAHTLYARSIIALPTATVEVVLESSKEGTMVTVDGDRGYRIGKNDRIFVRKSPHSAKLVKLTRDKPFYSL
- a CDS encoding TlyA family RNA methyltransferase, producing the protein MKKTRLDEYLVEQGLCESREQAKRLILAGSVVLEPIRGILKPSSPVASWSRVIVKESPRYVSRGGEKLEKALRIFNEDPTGLVYADIGASTGGFTDCLLQHGARRVFAVDVGSGILHERIRRDPRVVLLEKTNARFLKPDLLGQTVDGLTIDVSFISLNLLWSTVTVLVKPDGSTIALIKPQFEAGRDLVDRGGVVKKKQTHRLTLQKVIEHAEEYNLALQGLTFSPLRGPKGNIEFLGYWRKRSGIFTKTDHRDIIGEVVEQAWCSFGLE